Below is a genomic region from Henckelia pumila isolate YLH828 chromosome 3, ASM3356847v2, whole genome shotgun sequence.
GAAAAATCGTGTGGCATTTGTAGCTTGCGAAGCATGGGGTGGGTGGGGTGGAGTACATGTGGCCACTCTTTATGTATAAATGTTTCCCTGATTTCTTGAGCAAGTTGTTGAATTGAAGACTTGGTAGGAGCAAATTTTATTTGTAGTCTCTGTATGTTTTTATGTTGGTGACATTTAAACAAGTGAGCCAGACAATTGGTAGTGTGATTCCACTTTGGTTTCTCTTTTTGTTTTGCTCACCGGAAAATATCAATGCGAAAACTCTGGTAATCTGTCCTCTGTTTTTTGCACTTAGTTTTCTTGAGAAGTAATTTATTAATATTGTGAGGTGCAACATTATTATTAGTATGATACATCAGATTGCAGTGACTCGTTAAAATTTTATTCCGTGAAATAATTGTGTTTTGGTGCTGAAAAAATttcatgtgaattatttagttttagTCTCGGGTTTTTAAATACCACAAGAACTCTATGAGAGTCTTACAGGTCAATTTTATGAAATAGATATTTGatcagatttaaaaaaaaatataacattttattATATGAATCGATTCttaatattacattttattataTGAATCGAGTCGATCTTTATGTATATGTGAATCCATTTAATAAGAGACCTATCGTataataattgtttttttttttttttgaaaaaaagtgATGTGTTGTAATGATAGAGTACGAGAATATGAAAAACAAGAGAATTTACATTGTTAGAAAGAATTTGAAATCAAAGTTGAAATCTTTATGGAGTGAAATCGTTCTGTAATATGACTAAGAAAAACattatagattttttttaaaaaaaataaaagatcaaTACATTCATGCAACATACAAGCAACTAAATTTAGAGATTATATTGtacataaaaaaatacatgTATTTCACAGAAAACAATATgtaaatgctacatgtacagaTCAAGGCGCAAAAGGAAGCGAACATTGgcgtaaaaaattcaaaaaaaaaaaaagaaagtaaATGCAACACCTGATCTTCAACTGGCATGCAGTTGAGTCGAGAGATGATCTATTCTCGACCCTTAAAGCACCCACAACCAAACAAATCATTTTCCGTTTTCCTAATTCGATCTTGCGCGAGTTTCGGACTCGCATGGATCGAATGTGGGGACGGAGATGAAGATGAAGGAGACATCTCCACCATCATCAACTCAGCCATTTCCTTCCCTTCACATACGATCTTTACATCGCAAAACTCTGGTGCATTGTGCAGTATTTGATCAATCACTCCATTACCCCTCCCCGACTTGATCTTCCTAAAAATTCCCACAAGATtttaggggaaaaaaaaaaaatggtagcCAAAGAACAAATTTAACATGCAAATGAGTGGTTTGAATGAATCATGAATCCCATTTTGTACCTTACATTGGATTTGTTGGCGCCTAGCACAAGCTTTTTTATGTAAAGAATGTGAATAAGATCCAATATTGCTTTTGCCTCCATGTCACTTTCGATAAGTATGGTGTCCATTTTAATCTACAATTCAAGAAACTTGTCATGTACGTAAAACAGATCATTCACAAAATTCGACGACCATCGTATAGCTAAATCCTTGTCCAAATTAAGATAGTGTTTGCAACTTTAAAAAACAAGTGATCATTTATTATTTCGAATTTGATTTAGATATTGTTTGcgacttttaaaaaaaagtgatcatttattatttttaaaggtcGCAAACAATATCTAAATCAAATTCGCAGATGTGTCGTACCTGAAAATTCGAAGTTGGACGGATATTAAGAAACTTTTGAAGGAATTCGCTTCTTTTGCCTCTTTCTTGGGCCATGTAATTCTCCTTCTGTTCCGGGTTCACTTGACTCACTGCAAGCTTCCCCACTACCAACAAAAATCAAgattgtttaaataaaaatttattgatatatataaatCTTTTCAGTGTTCTTAGGATTCTTACATGGAGAAGGAATGAACTTGGTCTCGGGAAAGACATGAATGAGGAAAACAACAGTAGAAGAGGAAAACACAGTGTTCTTCATAGCCCAAATCAACGCATCCATGCTGGCTTCTTCGTTCTGTTTCCACACCGCCACGTACACACAATccccgccgccgccgccgccgccgctgcCGCCATGAAAATCGAAGGAAAACAAGCTTCCTTCCATTTCTTCTTTAATGGTGTCCAGATTACTCATCTGCAGCCTGTTGCTGCTGATATCGATTGAAAACTCCTCTTCAATCTCGCTCCCTCCATAGCGGGCTCTCGACCAATCATCAGACTCGCCGGAGTTCTCTCCTCCGCCGCCGCCTGTCGCGAGGTTCTTCGTCATTTTATGATCttcagaaaataaaaaagagAGAATCTACGTCAATCTGATGGAGTGTACTTTGGATTTTTCTCCTCC
It encodes:
- the LOC140893210 gene encoding uncharacterized protein isoform X1 — its product is MTKNLATGGGGGENSGESDDWSRARYGGSEIEEEFSIDISSNRLQMSNLDTIKEEMEGSLFSFDFHGGSGGGGGGGDCVYVAVWKQNEEASMDALIWAMKNTVFSSSTVVFLIHVFPETKFIPSPLGKLAVSQVNPEQKENYMAQERGKRSEFLQKFLNIRPTSNFQIKMDTILIESDMEAKAILDLIHILYIKKLVLGANKSNVRKIKSGRGNGVIDQILHNAPEFCDVKIVCEGKEMAELMMVEMSPSSSSPSPHSIHASPKLAQDRIRKTENDLFGCGCFKGRE
- the LOC140893210 gene encoding uncharacterized protein isoform X2; translated protein: MTKNLATGGGGGENSGESDDWSRARYGGSEIEEEFSIDISSNRLQMSNLDTIKEEMEGSLFSFDFHGGSGGGGGGGDCVYVAVWKQNEEASMDALIWAMKNTVFSSSTVVFLIHVFPETKFIPSPLGKLAVSQVNPEQKENYMAQERGKRSEFLQKFLNIRPTSNFQIKMDTILIESDMEAKAILDLIHILYIKKLVLGANKSNEDQVGEG